Within Pseudomonas alloputida, the genomic segment CGCTTGCCATCCATGCGGGCTTCAGCCCCGACCCGACCACCAAGGCGGTGGCCGTACCGATCTACCAGACCACCTCCTTCGCCTTCGACGACACCCAGCACGGCGCCGACCTGTTTGACCTGAAGGTTGCCGGCAACATCTATTCGCGCATCATGAACCCCACCAACGACGTGCTCGAGCAGCGCATGGCCGCCCTGGAAGGCGGGGTTGGCGCGCTGGCCGTAGCCTCGGGCATGGCGGCTATCACCTACGCCATCCAGACCGTCGCCGAAGCCGGCGACAATATCGTCTCGGTGGCCAAGCTGTACGGCGGCACCTACAACCTGCTGGCGCACACCCTGCCACGCATGGGTATCCACACCCGCTTCGCGGCCCATGACGATATCGCCGCCCTCGAAGCGCTGATCGATGCGCGTACCAAAGCGGTATTCTGCGAGTCCATCGGCAACCCCGCCGGCAATATCGTTGATATCGCTGCGCTGGCCGAGGCCGCCCACCGCCACGGGGTGCCGCTGATCGTCGACAACACCGTGGCCACCCCGGTGCTGTGCCGGCCGTTCGAGCACGGCGCCGATATCGTCGTGCACTCGCTGACCAAGTACATCGGCGGTCACGGCACCAGCATCGGCGGCATCGTCATCGACTCCGGCAAATTCCCCTGGGCCGAAAACAAGGAACGCTTCGCCCTGCTCAACACCCCCGACCCGTCCTACCACGGCGTCACCTACACCGAAGCTTTCGGGCCTGCCGCCTTCATCGGCCGCTGCCGTGTGGTGCCCTTGCGCAACACCGGCGCCGCGCTGTCGCCGTTCAACGCCTTCCTGATCCTGCAAGGCCTGGAAACCCTGGCCCTGCGCATGGAGCGCCATACCGAGAACGCGCTAAAGGTCGCCCATTACCTGCAAGCCCACGAGCAAGTGGCCTGGGTGAAGTTCGCCGGGCTGCCCGACCACCCCGAACATGCACTGGCCCAGCGCTACACCGGCGGCAAGCCGGCATCGATCCTGTCGTTCGGCATCAAGGGTGGCCAGGCGGCTGGCGCGCGT encodes:
- a CDS encoding bifunctional O-acetylhomoserine aminocarboxypropyltransferase/cysteine synthase, whose product is MKLETLAIHAGFSPDPTTKAVAVPIYQTTSFAFDDTQHGADLFDLKVAGNIYSRIMNPTNDVLEQRMAALEGGVGALAVASGMAAITYAIQTVAEAGDNIVSVAKLYGGTYNLLAHTLPRMGIHTRFAAHDDIAALEALIDARTKAVFCESIGNPAGNIVDIAALAEAAHRHGVPLIVDNTVATPVLCRPFEHGADIVVHSLTKYIGGHGTSIGGIVIDSGKFPWAENKERFALLNTPDPSYHGVTYTEAFGPAAFIGRCRVVPLRNTGAALSPFNAFLILQGLETLALRMERHTENALKVAHYLQAHEQVAWVKFAGLPDHPEHALAQRYTGGKPASILSFGIKGGQAAGARFIDALQLVVRLVNIGDAKSLACHPASTTHRQLNDDELEKAGVPRDMVRLSIGIEHSDDIIADLAQALEASRG